The following coding sequences are from one Rathayibacter sp. VKM Ac-2760 window:
- a CDS encoding carboxyltransferase domain-containing protein, with amino-acid sequence MIAARPLPSGDRAVLVEVGGLDDALALAAALEDSRPPGVLDLVPAALTVLVVLDASLPVAAASRWITRTAEAAQPGGPGALGPRHDLPVRYDGPDLAGAAAALGWSSGELVRRHTATPWRAAFGGFAPGFAYLVPLADWPEVPRRAEPRTRVPAGAVALAAGYSGIYPRSSPGGWQLIGSTDAVLWDTDRTPPALLAPGDEIRFRAVP; translated from the coding sequence GTGATCGCGGCGCGACCGCTGCCCTCCGGTGACCGGGCGGTGCTGGTCGAGGTGGGCGGTCTCGACGACGCGCTCGCGCTGGCCGCCGCCCTCGAGGACTCCCGGCCCCCCGGCGTGCTCGACCTGGTCCCGGCCGCGCTGACGGTGCTCGTCGTGCTGGACGCCTCGCTGCCCGTGGCGGCGGCCTCCCGCTGGATCACCCGGACGGCCGAGGCGGCGCAGCCCGGCGGACCGGGCGCCCTCGGACCCCGGCACGACCTCCCCGTCCGCTACGACGGCCCCGACCTCGCCGGGGCGGCCGCCGCGCTCGGCTGGAGCTCCGGCGAGCTGGTCCGCCGCCACACCGCGACCCCCTGGCGTGCCGCGTTCGGCGGCTTCGCGCCCGGCTTCGCCTACCTCGTCCCCCTGGCCGACTGGCCGGAGGTGCCCCGCCGCGCCGAGCCGCGCACCCGCGTTCCGGCCGGCGCCGTCGCACTCGCGGCGGGGTACTCCGGGATCTATCCGCGCTCCTCCCCCGGCGGCTGGCAGCTGATCGGCTCGACGGACGCGGTGCTCTGGGACACCGACCGGACCCCGCCCGCGCTGCTCGCTCCCGGCGACGAGATCCGCTTCCGGGCGGTGCCGTGA